In Desulfomonile tiedjei, the DNA window AGAGCATTTCTCTAAAATTCTGTCGGAATGGCAGACTTACGTCGTCCCGCCTCGTGGGGTCGGATGGGCCCGCTCTGCTATATTATTCCTCAGGGTCTTCTTCCTTGGGCTCTTCTCCGCTGGGGGATTCAAATTCCTTGATTCCTTGGGCCAGGTCGTCAAGTCGTTCATTTACCAGAAAGTTGATAGTGCCTTCGGGGAATAGTCCTTCCGCGTCCGGTTCTCCCGCGGGGATGCCGGTCAGCAGTTCAATTCCTTGATCCACGTGTTCAACGGCCCAAATGTGGAATTGCCCTTCTTTCACTGCATCTATTACTTCGGGAGCAAGCATGAGGTCGCCCACATTTCGGGACGGAATCATCACGCCCTGCTTGCCGTTAAGGCCTTGAGCCTCGCAGACTTTGAAGAAGCCTTCGATTTTTTGGTTGACCCCGCCAATGGGCTGAACATCGCCATTCTGGTTCACGCTACCTGTCACGGCTATGCCTTGGTAAATGGGTTTGCGCGACAAGGCGCTCAGCAGGCCGTACAGCTCCGTCGATGAAGCGGAATCACCGTCCACCCCGCTGTAAGATTGTTCAAATGTGATACTGGCTGTTACATTAAGAGGCTTGTCCTGGGCAAATCGGTCTCTGAGAAAACCGGAAAGAATGAGCACACCTTTGTTGTAGCTCTGCCCGGACATCTCCGCTTCTCTTTCTATGTTGATGATACCGACCTTCCCCATGCTGGTTTTCACTGTAATCCTGGAGGGGCGGCCGAAAGAGAACTCGGGAAACGAGTACACGCTCAATCCATTGATCTGGCCGACCTTTTCGCCGTCAGTGTCGATCATAAGGATGCCTTCCGTGATGTACTCGTGAATCTTATCCTCCATCATATTCACGCGCTCAATCCGGTCCGCGTGAGCGCGCTCCACGTGTTCGCGAGATATGAACTCAGCATTGTCTTCGCGGGCTTTGAGATCCGCCTCGCGGATAAGATCCGCCACTCGCTCGAATTGAGCGGTAATCTTCTTTTTTCTGCCTCCCCACCGTATAGCCAATCTGGATATCGCCTCTACGCCCGAGGCGTCACAGTGCAGCAGTTCTTCCTCGGAACATACTTGAGCCATGAAGCGGCCTAGTTTATTAAGGTTTTCCGGATCATTGGGCATGTTGGAGTCAAACTCCGCTTTCACCTTGAAGATTTTGCGGAAATCCTCGTCGTACCAGTGGAGCAGGTCATAAATTTCAGAATCTCCGATCAATATGACTCTGACCTTAATCTGTATCTTTTCCGGCTTCAGCGCTGAGGTAAAAAGAAAGCTGAACGGGTCGGACTGAATTTCCAACGCGCTGGTCCGGAGGCTTCGCTTTAGCATGGGCCAGACTCCCACCTCCATCAACATGTCCCTCGCGTTGATGACAAGAAAGCCGCCGTTGGATTTCAGGAAGCTGCCGGCCTTGATGTGACGATAGTCGGAGGCCCACATTCCTTGGCGGTCCACGACGCGTTCGACGGTGCCGAACAGATTGCGGAACGTCGGTGTGGTCTCAGTCACCACCGGCGGCTTGGTGGTTTCCGAGTTATCAACCAGGACGTTGACCTCATACTCTGAAAACGCGCCGGGATCCGGCGGAACGAGCATAGGAGTCCCGGCTCCTTCGGCTCCCTGCGGCGCAGTTACCAACCTGGGTCGAAACCGGTCCAGGTGGTTCATAATGTCGGTTTCAACTTCTTCCAGATAAGCTTTGACAGCTTCATTCACATCATATTGTTCCAACAGCGGGGCCAAGGAATCACGGACCAGCGGCTTGACCCACTCTTTGGCCAAGCTTTCGACCTCCTCTTGGATGCTC includes these proteins:
- a CDS encoding AAA family ATPase — encoded protein: MSDLKDKLRLPWEDLTWIAPAEAKPEKSTADIKPLEEIIGQDRAVKAIRLGLAMKSHGYNVYVAGTNGTGRTATVEKLLEEHNVSGPVPEDLCYVNNFKATDQPRLIRFHAGKGVAFRQQMEDLINTLKKKVPAVFESEEFQAARNEIINRRMGAQKALFKNFENKVSEENFMMIQVQVGPFTRPDLAPVVVGNPRKIEELEALVEEGKFSAEELEKLKGKYKELTQEMEKIFKEARQIDKSIQEEVESLAKEWVKPLVRDSLAPLLEQYDVNEAVKAYLEEVETDIMNHLDRFRPRLVTAPQGAEGAGTPMLVPPDPGAFSEYEVNVLVDNSETTKPPVVTETTPTFRNLFGTVERVVDRQGMWASDYRHIKAGSFLKSNGGFLVINARDMLMEVGVWPMLKRSLRTSALEIQSDPFSFLFTSALKPEKIQIKVRVILIGDSEIYDLLHWYDEDFRKIFKVKAEFDSNMPNDPENLNKLGRFMAQVCSEEELLHCDASGVEAISRLAIRWGGRKKKITAQFERVADLIREADLKAREDNAEFISREHVERAHADRIERVNMMEDKIHEYITEGILMIDTDGEKVGQINGLSVYSFPEFSFGRPSRITVKTSMGKVGIINIEREAEMSGQSYNKGVLILSGFLRDRFAQDKPLNVTASITFEQSYSGVDGDSASSTELYGLLSALSRKPIYQGIAVTGSVNQNGDVQPIGGVNQKIEGFFKVCEAQGLNGKQGVMIPSRNVGDLMLAPEVIDAVKEGQFHIWAVEHVDQGIELLTGIPAGEPDAEGLFPEGTINFLVNERLDDLAQGIKEFESPSGEEPKEEDPEE